Genomic segment of Nostoc sp. TCL240-02:
TCCAGGTAGCAAATCGGGAACTGTTAAAATATCGCCATCACGAAGTATTATTGCTTCTTTTCCAAGGTTGTAAACTTCAACAATCCGCTCATCTGGATTGAGCAAAATTCCTACCTTCGTTTCCAAACTCAGAAATTCTTGAATTTTGGCTCTCAAATCATCTAAATTATCACTAGGGGACTTCACCTCGACAGTCAAATCGGGAGCCAATTGAGCAAAAGACTTAGGACTGCGACGCAAGCGTTCGGCTAAAACAAATGAGGCATCCGGTGCGCGTAAATCTGAATTTGGCAATCTGAAACCAGCGCTAGAAGCTGCTGTTCGTCCTAGTTTACGCGGTCTTACCCAGTTACGTAACTCGGCAATCATTGCAGCTGCGACTTCATCTGATTCGTATCCTGATGGACTTGAAACAATAATATTACCCTTAACTAGTTCCATACGATAGTCAGGATACTGTTGCTGCATTTTTCCAAGTCTTCAAGCGTTAGGGACATAAAACCTCTAATTATCACACGCTCTGTATCTATTGTGGAGGCAATAGACCTCTCTAGGAGCGATCGCTCCATAAATTCCCTAGTTGTTCCCAAACTGTCACTCCAAAGACTTCATATCTAAATGAGAAAACAGGAATAAGCAGTAAAATCGAGTATTATTGCCTATTTTTCAAAACAATCCATTGCTATTTGAACCTTCTCAACTTGCCTTGGTGCTTGCATTTCGTTAAAAAGTGCGTAGGCGTAGCCCGTCGCAGACATCGCTTGTAAAAAACTTTCCCTACTTTGACTAATTTCACCCATTTTTTTATGAGTTAATGCCAATTGATAATAAGCCTCAGCTAAGTCTGATTTAGCACCAATTTTATCAAGAATTCCTATCGCTTCTAAATGATGAAAAATTGCTCTTGCAAATTCTCCCTGTTCTCGGAAAAGTTCCGCAAGACAACTTATAGCTTTACCCTTAATCTGAGTAAAGTTGTTTTCTTCGGAATGAAATATAGCTTGTTGGCACAACTCAAAAGATTTTTTCAGATTACCTAAATTTTTATAAGTTAAGCAGAGAGTTACTAAACTATGCCCTATTCCCCACAAAGTCACTCTAGTTGATGTTGAGATGCTAGAAAAGGCAACTTCAGCAAGATTAAAGGCATCTTCTCTGCTACCAGAGCGTGATTTTATCATAGCTAGACAGCATTGGGCATAAGTCATGTAATCATCAAGATTGCTATTTTGTTCAGCAAGTATACAAACAGAATTGAAACAATCTTCGGCTGCTTCTATTTCCCATAATTCAAGTTTGCAAAGCCCTGTATTAAACAAAATAGAAATTTCTGTTTGTTTAGCATCTAACGTGCCTAAGACTTTTCCTGATTTCTCATAGCATTCTATCGCTTCTCGAATGCAACCGATTATTCGATATGTATAGCCAAGTATATTGTAAAGTCTAATTAATCTTTCTGGTGATTTTATATCGTCTATTATTCGTTGAATTACAGAAAAATTTTTCTGAAGTAGTCCCAATTGGTAAAACGAGGAACCTAAAGGTAAACCTGTACCCCATTTTTTACCTCTTCCTTGTAAGATTACATCACCAGCTTTCTCAAAATCACTAATTTCTACATAGTGATAATAAGCTTCTAAAGCAGTTAAAGCATCATTTATATTTGTAATAGATGTAACTCTCTGTGTCCAACACTCTGCGGCTTTTCGGTTTACTAATTCCCATTCTTCACTGACTAATCTTAATCTACTAATCGCTTCATCACGAATTACAGGATGTAACCAGTATTGTCCTTTTTTTGCTTCTATTAAAGACAAATCTTGTAGAGCTTTAATTACACCTCGACGTTTTTGAGCTGGTACATCCCAAAGCAAACATAAAACTCCCTCGATAGGTAGTGAAGGAATATCTTGATAACGATAGCATCCTAAACGACAAAGGAGACGATAAGCTTCTAAGTCATTTTCTTGGAGACGGGTAAATTGACTGGCGACTAAATCTTTTAATTCTCTTTCTATTAATAAATCTATAGAGTTTTCCTGCCAATAGGAATGGATGTCACCAGAAAAATCTGTCAGTATTGCTCCTCGAAGAATTTGCATTGCTTTGGCATTCCCTCCATAAGCTCTGCACATTTCACTGAGAATAGTACAATCACAATTGATGTGGCAACGGCTGAAAAATTCTCGCCATGCTTCATCATCTAAACCTTCAAGTGGGTAGAGATAAACCTCTACGCTAGATTCCCGCAAACGCTCACGACTTGTGACTAAAGTAACTGAATGCACATCTGAGTCTGCTAATACTCTCAATAGCTCAACATAAGGGCGACGATATTCTAGGAACTTACCATTTTTATCGAGAGCAGTTTCTAGATTATCGATAAATACCCCAATTTTAGAAGTTTGTTCTCGGAGTTTGCGCCGTAGTCGTTCTAGGCTGATACCAAAATCGCCTCCCGGTTCTTCGTTAAAGTATCGCCGTAGCCATTCTTCAACTACACTCTCTACAGGAGTAAGGTTTTGGATTTCTGTGGCCATCCACAGTTCTAGGACAAAATTAAATTTTTGACTTTTAAAATATTTGCGTGCTAATCTTGTTTTGCCAACACCACCTTCACCCTGGATGAGGATAACTTTTTCTCCCCGACTGAATAAGGTGTGGAGTTCGGCTATTTGGCGATCGCGCCCGACAAAGTTAGAATCTAAATCTTGGGGTTTAGTCCCATTCGTCGCTAGATTTGGAATCTGAGAAGCTTTTTGCGACTGTTGGTTTGTTCTAAATCCTTGAACTACGCCTTGAAAGGTAGATTTTGAGACTTTTGCTCCTAGAACTTTGGAGAGTAAATGCCAAAGTTCTGCACCAACTGCTTTTAAATGCGCTTCTGTATAACCACGGCTGTTGGCGATATGCTGGTAAGTCCGTTTTTCATCCTCCCACAAATTACGCAAGATAATCCTTTGAGTTTTATCTAGATGTTCTCCCGTCTGGAGAAAAACCAAGTTATCTACAAACTCTAAGGCCTCTTCTACACCCATTTGCTAACTTGATGTATCATTTGTAATTCATTATAACGATATTTTTACTACTTCTTCCTACCCACAATACTACAAAATACTTTTTCCTACTCGGTAGGAAGCTTACTTTATCCGACTGCAAAGCATTCTGGACTGTACTACTCTTGTAAGTAATACAGGCGAAGTTAAGTTAAGCGCCAATAATAAGGTGGTTGAGGAGAGATTTTATCAGCGCTACTACTGCAACCTTAGTAAATCACAGATGTTATTTGTTACCGTCCTATATCAATGACTCCTGAAAGTGGTGTCTACTAAACAGCAGTGGGTATTAACTAACTAGATTCTGTAGAGCGTATTTACAACTAAGTATGTAAGTCTTTATCCTACAGGAGGTTCAATGATGTTAGACAGAGATTGTCATCATGATTGCAATCAGAATCAGTGCCCTTTTGCCCAAGATACACGTAATCCCAATAGATATGTTTGCCTGAAATGTGGTGTTGAGCGAGAAATAAATAAGTATTCTTCTAGTTTTGGCTCGTTTTTGCTACTGTTGTTGGGCTTGTTTATTTCGTTCCAACTATTAGTTAGTTACGAAAAGCAAAGCAGTCCACAAAAGCAACAACAATCTCTGAATAATTCACCCCATCAGGGAAATATCCACGTGTAAAACTAATCTTCGTGCTGGGTATGATTTCCCATTTCTGATTTTGTAAATGAGAAAAGGGAAATCAAAAAAAATATTCACTGCTAAAAATCTAGCTACTTTCGTGAGTAAAATTATGGACACCAACCAGGATACACTCCTCTTTCGCTTTGTTTCTAAGTCTTTGAAATATTTCTTGTTAGTGCTGTTTGGAGTTGCGATCGCTTACGTCCTATCCAGTGGTTTAGGTATCTTACAAATCATACCTATACTGCTGTACCTGTTACAACAGTTTTTGCTTCCTGTGGGAATTATCCTCTTGTGTTTAATTACAATAGCGGTAATTATTGAATCCCTGCGTTAATAATTGGGGAAGTAGAGAGTCTATCAATGTTGGATTTTAAATTTTAGATTTGTTCTTCAATTCAAAATTCAAAATCTAAAATCGATGGACTCCTAACTTCTTCATTTACCGTAGAAAACCCTGGCATTTCGGTATCCTATATTTCGCAGATACTTATTCCATTCCTCAGCTTGGAATCGATCAGAGAAAGGCCCTACTGCTACGTGTGGCCCTCGTGGTTGCGTCCTTTCGAGGACTGCGCCAGATCGTCCTAAATCTTGACTAAATCGGGCTAGATTCTGCCTAATTTGTTCTGCTGTCGCAGATAACTGTTCTTGAGTAGTCGGGATAACGACATAATATCTAGAGGCTTGCTTGGGAGGATTTATATTGCTGCGTTCCCCTACAAAGCCTCTATTACCTACATCTATTTCCTGTCCGTTAGTAAAGCTGATAATCCGAGCGCTATATATTCCCCGTGACTGTAACTCACTCACCCGTTGTTGGGCGTTAGATACTCTGTTAAAAACACCTGACTGAATAACATTCCTTCCTTGGTACTCGCGAATGTAAGCACTGGGTTCAATCTGGCGGATTGCTTGTAGCGTCTGGAAATCACTACTATCTACGTAAACTAAGTAGCGCTCAAAGTTCTGGTTATATTGACTAAACTGTGTAGGTTGGGGGGGCTGAAAGTTCTGACCGAATTGATTATTTTGTAATGGTTGAGGGGGTTGAAAGTTCAGATCGGATTGATTGTTTTGTAATGGTTGCGGGGGTTGAAAGTTCAGATCAGATTGATTATCCTCCACTAGTTCTGCTGGTTGTAACTGCGTTGATGGATGTTGACCAAAGGGAATTGGCGGTGGTGGTAAAGCTTCACCTCCTTGTTGAGCCAGTAGCATACTGTTGTGGATTTGTGCTTGTGCTGAGGCATAGTCAGGAATCAGCACTAACCATCCTCCTACTAACAGGGGGAGAAATCGGATAGTAGGCTTCCAACCCTCAGAACTTCGGCGCAGCATCTGAAAAGGGGTAAATTTACTTGGTATTCCTCTCGACATAGTACTTAGAAAGTAGTCAAAGTATTTTTAGGCAATTTCCATCAGGAACTAATTAGTTCACCGTTGTAGCAACTATATAGCGTTAACGTAAAATTAGCTCATCTGCGTGGCAAACAATACATCTGTAATTAATCTTAGATAAGAGTCATGGAAGAGTGAATAGCGATGTCTACGATGGTCACTGAGCTTGCCGAAGTGCTACGCTAATTCACTTCTTCTCAAACCGAAGTGCTTTGGTAGCAAGGCTTTGAAAGAGTGTGTGCTACAATTGGACAACCACGCAGCTATCGTGTCGTGCTTTGTATGAAAAAAGTCGTAGTTGGTCTTTCTGGTGGCGTTGACAGTTCCACCGCCGCAGCTATCCTGCACCATCAGGGCTATGAAGTGATTGGTTTGACTCTTTGGCTAATGAAAGGCAAAGGTCAATGTTGCTCTGAAGGTATGATCGACGCGGCTGATCTCTGTGAACAACTGGGCGTTCCCCATCAAATTGTAGATATTCGGGATCTCTTTCAGACGCATATTGTCGATTACCTGGTAACTGGCTACAGTGCTGGGATCACGCCTTTACCTTGCTCACAGTGCAATAAAACTGTGAAGTTTGGGCCAATGGTGCAGTATGCTCGTGAACAATTGGGATGCGATCGCATCGCTACTGGTCATTATGCCCGAATTAGGTATGACGAAGCAACTGGATGCTACCAGTTATTAAGGGCTATTGACCGCAACAAAGACCAGTCATACTTCCTCTATGATTTGTCTCAAGATTTACTTGCAGCAACGATATTTCCTCTGGGCGAACTAGAAAAAACTGACACGCGCCGGATTGCAACTGAATACGGACTGAAAACTGCTGATAAACCAGAAAGTCAAGACTTATGCTTAGTTGAAAGTAACGGTTCCATGCGGGCATTTTTAGATAAATATTTAGCTCCCAAAACAGGCGATATTGTAGATACCACGGGTAAAGTTTTGGGACAGCATGATGGTGTCCATCACTACACCATTGGCCAGCGCAAAGGTTTGGGAATTGCTGCTGCCGAACCGTTGTATGTGATTGAATTAGATGCGGCAAATAATAAGGTAGTAGTAGGCGATCGCACTAAGGTAACTCAGCCAGAATGCACTATAAATCGGGTAAATTGGGTTTCTATTGCTGAACCATCTACCCCAATTCATGCCGAAGTGCAAATTCGCTATCGTTCAACGGCTATACCAGTGACGGTGATTCCATTGGAAAACTCCCGTGTGCGTTTGGTCTTTGATGAACCCCAATTCAGCATTACCCCCGGACAAGCGGCGGTGTGGTACGACGGCGAGAAAGTGTTAGGTGGCGGAATAATTGAACAGTTTAGTTAGCGAGCTGCACTGTTAAAGTTGAAAACTCTCAACCAACCTAGTTTCATAGAGAAACTAGGTTCGTGCATTTTTATGTAGTTAAAATGTTACTCTATATACTACTAAAATTTAAGTATTTACTGTGAATTATATTCATTTTAGTAAATATATAGTAAATGTTAATAACGCAAATTCTAGACATATACTATTTTATCTAAGTATAATGTCAATTTAAACATAGCATGGTTGTCAATTACATATTTTATCAATGTAGATAGATAGCCAAGGCTGGCGCATTTACGTTAGTAGAAGGTTTAAGTTGGCTGTATGGGAACAACTCAAAGTATTCAATTTCTACTCAATGATATAGAAAGAAATCAATATTTTCTTCCTGAATTTCAAAGAGGATTTCGCTGGACACCAGAACAGGTAAAAAAATATTTTCGTTCCTTGTATTTTGGCTATCCTACTGGATCTTTCTTAGTGTGGAAATGTGACAATCCTCCCAAAATTAAAAGCAGTGTAACAACGACAGACAGCAAAAGTTTTACTAGATTAATTCTTGACGGTCAGCAGAGGCTAACAACACTATACACGCTTATTAAGGGAACACCTCCTTCTTGGATTGAAGGTAAACCTCCTAGAACAGATTTGTATTTCAATCTTGAAACTCATGAGTTTCAGTATTATACTCAGAGTCTAATGATAGGGAAAAAAGAATGGATTAATATTTGTGATTTTTTCAGAAAAGAGCTAGGAGATTATGTACAGAATAGTGACGATAGTGTATATTTAATGTCTAATTTTAAAGAGCTATCTCGTTTACAAGCTATTCTTAAGTACGAATATTACATACAAGAAATTGATGAGCAAAATTCTCTAAATGTTGTTGAAGTTTTTAATCTTGTTAATAGTGCGGGAACTCCTCTAATTCAATCAGATTTGATTTTGGCACTGATAACCGGAAGATGGGAAGAATGCAAAGATAAAATGCGAACTGCTATTAAAAAGTTTAGTAGTTCAGGTTTTGTATTTGATATGGATTTTTTTACTAGATGTATTGCTGTTGTAGGTACAGATAAGGGTGTATTTGATGACGTAAAAAATTTAGATAAAGATGCTTTGATTGAAGCTTGGAACAAAGTTGAAAAATCATTGAACTATTTATTAAAAGTATTGCCTAAACATGGATATATTGATGAAAATTCCTTTCTCAGCACCTCCTATGTTTTTTATACTTTAGTCTACTATATTGCAAAGAATAACTTTAAATTTCCTGATTCGATAACAAGAAACAAATTATTATACTGGCTTTATAATGCTCTAATGTGGGGCAGATACAGTCGAAGCTCAGACACTACACTTGACAAAGATATTCGTATTTTGAAAGAAGCAAATTCTGTTGATGAATTAATTAAGACTTTAGCTGCATCCAGAGGAGGGAATCTTGAAGTTACAGAGCATGACCTTGAATTACAAGGTGTAAGAAGTAGGTTTTATCAAATTGTATATATTCTTATTCAAAGTAATGATGCCGCAGATTGGATAGACACTTCACTACCTTTGTATAATAAGATATCTGGACGTAATTATTCAGTAAAAAGATACCACATATTTCTTCCGAGGAAATTATATAAATTGTATAATTCTAGTTCATCTTATGATAAAAGCCTTGTTAATGAACTAGCTAATCTTGCTTTCTCAGCATCAGATACTAATTCAGATACTAATCATGAAATATTCAACAATGATCCAGAAGTGTATCTAAATAATATAGAGATAGAGCAACTACGGCGGCAGTATGTGCCAACAGATAGTAGTTTATGGAAAATGAATCGCTACAGCTATGAAGCTTTTCTTAAAGAGCGGCGCAGATTGTTAGCACAAGGTATCAATCAATTTCTGAATAAGCTTTATCATGGAGAAGGCAAGATTTATGTTTCACGTGATATTACACAATGGCGGCAAAAACTTGAGGAAGTAGAGAAAGCACTCCGTAATATTATTATTGATGTATTACATGAAAATGAAGATGATATTGATCGAAATTCATATATTCCATCTCACTTTTTAGCAAAACTAGAAGAACGGATTAAGAAATATTTCAAGGATAACCCTTCTGAAGACAGGGTATTATTTCAAAATGTTGAGAGGAAAATTGATTTTTTTGATGTTTCAGAATACTGCCAGTTAATAATTAGTGGGCAAAACTGGCAATATTTTGAATCTATATTTGGTGATAAATCTGCATTACAAAATCGCTTTAGTCAGCTTCAAAATCTAAGAAATACTTTAGCTCACAATCGGGATTTAACTGATGTTGTTATTAAAGATGGAGAAGCCGCCATACTCTGGTTCTCTTCTGCACTGAGAAAATACTTTTACGAAGAAGACTCTACATCAAAATAGATACAATGAATACAAGTAATTAAACTTTCAATCAAAAATTACTTTTATAAATGGCTGCTTAAAACTCCTCTAAAGCCTGTACGATTCCCGGATGATTTGCGGTCGTTTGCTTACATCGCTCATTAACCTTGGTTTGACCCTTTATGCTTGGCGATTCTTTCCCGTACAGCTTGGCGAATATCTTCCCAATCGTTAGGAGTCATCTCGGTTGCATTTCCAGAATTTAGACCTTCTAAAAGCATCGCTTCCAAACGTTCAGCAGCTTGACGCTTTTGGTCTTGGCGTACTAACTCGCGGAAATATTCACTGACACTACTATAGCCACTAGTCGCCACTTTCTCTTCTATATAAGTCCGCATCGCGTCAGGGAGAGATATATTTATACTTTTCACTGGCACTACTTCCCTAATTTTTGCTTCATAATATTATTTTATGGCAATTTATGCCATTTATTGCCATATAGGAGCAATTAGCAAAAGCTATACCTGCGGTAAGCTACATCTACGCACTCTCTATCAAAAACTATTTCTATCTAATGTTCCTTCAAATTCTTTCAAAGCTTGTACAGTTCCTACTTGCCAAGCTCGTTCAACTGTAGCGGCAATAATTTGAGTTACAGGGATATTTGGAAAGTTAGGACTGTTATCAGATTCGATGTAATGTCCATCTCTGAGTAGAGAAATCCTCAGCTCTTTACTATCGTAAATCCATAGTTCTGGAACTGCGATCGCTTCGTAAGCATCAAGAGTTGTTTTTGATGTCACATCTGTTCCAATTGCCAAATCAGGAGGCGGATTGTTTTGTTCTAGTTTGCGACGACCGATCATTCTTTGGTAATTTTGGATGTAGAAACAAGCATCTGGTTCTACCCCCGCTACATTTTCCCGCTTGAAGGTGGTTGAACCGAAGGGTTCATAATTTTTCCCTGCGATCTTCAGCAAGATTTTGACAATATCCGAAATTAAGTCCTTTGATTTTTCGTGTTCGGGTAGAGGAACCATAATTTCTAACGTAGACTTGCTGTAAGCAACTCGTAGCGATCGCTTTTCCCCCAGTTCTTGCAAAATAGACTCAAATTCCTTCCAGCTTACATCTTGAATAGACACTGTACTACCAGGTGCTAGCCGCATTTGGCTAACAGGTTTAACAACGGGAGATACAGCATTCATAAGCATTTTCCTTATAAAGGAACTATTCTGAAACTTGAGGCTGGATGAGCTTTAGCCTAACCTAATCAGATCGCTTAGAGGCTAGTTGCAAAATTTTCCTCCATTCCCTAAACTCTTTATTTCTACGTACCAGCATTTTGATA
This window contains:
- a CDS encoding Uma2 family endonuclease, which produces MQQQYPDYRMELVKGNIIVSSPSGYESDEVAAAMIAELRNWVRPRKLGRTAASSAGFRLPNSDLRAPDASFVLAERLRRSPKSFAQLAPDLTVEVKSPSDNLDDLRAKIQEFLSLETKVGILLNPDERIVEVYNLGKEAIILRDGDILTVPDLLPGWEVPIADLWPLEFD
- a CDS encoding AAA family ATPase, producing the protein MGVEEALEFVDNLVFLQTGEHLDKTQRIILRNLWEDEKRTYQHIANSRGYTEAHLKAVGAELWHLLSKVLGAKVSKSTFQGVVQGFRTNQQSQKASQIPNLATNGTKPQDLDSNFVGRDRQIAELHTLFSRGEKVILIQGEGGVGKTRLARKYFKSQKFNFVLELWMATEIQNLTPVESVVEEWLRRYFNEEPGGDFGISLERLRRKLREQTSKIGVFIDNLETALDKNGKFLEYRRPYVELLRVLADSDVHSVTLVTSRERLRESSVEVYLYPLEGLDDEAWREFFSRCHINCDCTILSEMCRAYGGNAKAMQILRGAILTDFSGDIHSYWQENSIDLLIERELKDLVASQFTRLQENDLEAYRLLCRLGCYRYQDIPSLPIEGVLCLLWDVPAQKRRGVIKALQDLSLIEAKKGQYWLHPVIRDEAISRLRLVSEEWELVNRKAAECWTQRVTSITNINDALTALEAYYHYVEISDFEKAGDVILQGRGKKWGTGLPLGSSFYQLGLLQKNFSVIQRIIDDIKSPERLIRLYNILGYTYRIIGCIREAIECYEKSGKVLGTLDAKQTEISILFNTGLCKLELWEIEAAEDCFNSVCILAEQNSNLDDYMTYAQCCLAMIKSRSGSREDAFNLAEVAFSSISTSTRVTLWGIGHSLVTLCLTYKNLGNLKKSFELCQQAIFHSEENNFTQIKGKAISCLAELFREQGEFARAIFHHLEAIGILDKIGAKSDLAEAYYQLALTHKKMGEISQSRESFLQAMSATGYAYALFNEMQAPRQVEKVQIAMDCFEK
- the mnmA gene encoding tRNA 2-thiouridine(34) synthase MnmA, whose protein sequence is MKKVVVGLSGGVDSSTAAAILHHQGYEVIGLTLWLMKGKGQCCSEGMIDAADLCEQLGVPHQIVDIRDLFQTHIVDYLVTGYSAGITPLPCSQCNKTVKFGPMVQYAREQLGCDRIATGHYARIRYDEATGCYQLLRAIDRNKDQSYFLYDLSQDLLAATIFPLGELEKTDTRRIATEYGLKTADKPESQDLCLVESNGSMRAFLDKYLAPKTGDIVDTTGKVLGQHDGVHHYTIGQRKGLGIAAAEPLYVIELDAANNKVVVGDRTKVTQPECTINRVNWVSIAEPSTPIHAEVQIRYRSTAIPVTVIPLENSRVRLVFDEPQFSITPGQAAVWYDGEKVLGGGIIEQFS
- a CDS encoding DUF262 domain-containing protein — protein: MGTTQSIQFLLNDIERNQYFLPEFQRGFRWTPEQVKKYFRSLYFGYPTGSFLVWKCDNPPKIKSSVTTTDSKSFTRLILDGQQRLTTLYTLIKGTPPSWIEGKPPRTDLYFNLETHEFQYYTQSLMIGKKEWINICDFFRKELGDYVQNSDDSVYLMSNFKELSRLQAILKYEYYIQEIDEQNSLNVVEVFNLVNSAGTPLIQSDLILALITGRWEECKDKMRTAIKKFSSSGFVFDMDFFTRCIAVVGTDKGVFDDVKNLDKDALIEAWNKVEKSLNYLLKVLPKHGYIDENSFLSTSYVFYTLVYYIAKNNFKFPDSITRNKLLYWLYNALMWGRYSRSSDTTLDKDIRILKEANSVDELIKTLAASRGGNLEVTEHDLELQGVRSRFYQIVYILIQSNDAADWIDTSLPLYNKISGRNYSVKRYHIFLPRKLYKLYNSSSSYDKSLVNELANLAFSASDTNSDTNHEIFNNDPEVYLNNIEIEQLRRQYVPTDSSLWKMNRYSYEAFLKERRRLLAQGINQFLNKLYHGEGKIYVSRDITQWRQKLEEVEKALRNIIIDVLHENEDDIDRNSYIPSHFLAKLEERIKKYFKDNPSEDRVLFQNVERKIDFFDVSEYCQLIISGQNWQYFESIFGDKSALQNRFSQLQNLRNTLAHNRDLTDVVIKDGEAAILWFSSALRKYFYEEDSTSK
- a CDS encoding type II toxin-antitoxin system ParD family antitoxin: MKSINISLPDAMRTYIEEKVATSGYSSVSEYFRELVRQDQKRQAAERLEAMLLEGLNSGNATEMTPNDWEDIRQAVRERIAKHKGSNQG
- a CDS encoding Uma2 family endonuclease; the protein is MNAVSPVVKPVSQMRLAPGSTVSIQDVSWKEFESILQELGEKRSLRVAYSKSTLEIMVPLPEHEKSKDLISDIVKILLKIAGKNYEPFGSTTFKRENVAGVEPDACFYIQNYQRMIGRRKLEQNNPPPDLAIGTDVTSKTTLDAYEAIAVPELWIYDSKELRISLLRDGHYIESDNSPNFPNIPVTQIIAATVERAWQVGTVQALKEFEGTLDRNSF